The nucleotide window CGGACCTGGCCGACCGGGCCGTCCTGATGGCGAGCCGGGCCCGGCCGGACGCGGTGTCGCTGGCGCTGGCGGCCGCGGAACGCGCCATGGCCGACGCCGGGATCGTGCTGCCGCCCGGGTACGACGCCGTCAACCGCGCGCTCCAGAACCTGTCGCCGCGGACCCTCGAGGAGCCGGAGACAGCGCAGGACTGGCTCGACATCCTGGAGATGTCCCCGACGGACTGGGCCGACGAGGGCCAGCGCCCGCAGCTGGAGGTGACGGTGGACACCGACCGGCGGGAGGCGTACCGGACGATCCGCGTGCCCACCCTGGTGCTGTCGTTCGCCGACGACCTGATCGCGCCGGCCGTCCGCGGCCGCGAACTGGCCGCGGCGATTCCCGGCGCGCGGTACACCCGGATCGCGGACGCGGGCCACTACGGCTACCTGGAGCAGCCGGACGCCGTGAACGAGGCCGTCCTGGAGTTCTTCGCCGATGCTTGAGCGTCTCCTGCCGCCGGACGTGCGGACCGCGTCCACCACGACCGACCCGCCGGATGCCGAGATCTTCCCGGCGGAGGCCGCCCTCATCACCAACGCCGTCGAGAAGCGCAGGAACGAATTCACCACGGTCCGGCACTGCGCGCGGCTCGCCCTGGCCGAGCTCGGCGTGCCGCCCGCGCCGATCCTGCCCGGGGTACGCGGCGCGCCGGTCTGGCCGGCGGGGATCGTGGGCAGCATGACGCACTGCGTGGGCTACCGCGGCGCGGCGGTGGCGCGGGCGGGCGCGGTCCGGGGCGTCGGCATCGACGCGGAGGTGGACGGTCCGCTGCCGGAGGGCGTACTGGATCTCGTCTCGTCGGAGCGGGAGCGGGAGCACCTCGGGCAGCTGGCGCGGCAGTGGCCGGCGGTGCAGTGGGAGCGGCTGCTGTTCAGCGCGAAGGAGTCCGTCTACAAGGTGTGGTCGCCGCTGACCGGTGAATGGCTCGGCTTCGAGGGTGCGGCGGTGACGTTCGATCCGGAGGCGGAGACGTTCACGGCGCGGCTGCTTGTCGACGGGCCGTTCGAGACGCTGGCCGGGCGGTTCCTGGTGGCGGACGGGATCGTGCTGACGGCCATCACCCTCGGCGGTCCGGTGCGATGAAACGGCTGGGTGCGGGCGTGGACAACGTCGCGTACCTGATCGACGACCTGGTGGTGCGGTTCCGGCGCACCGACCCGGGTGCGGTCTCGCGGGAGGCCCGGGTGCTGCGGGCGGTCGCGGCGGTGTCGCCGATCGCGGTGCCCGTGCCGGAGTTCGTCGACCCGGTGGGTGGGTGTCTCGCCTACCGGATGCTGCCGGGGGTGCCGTTGCTCTCGGTCGCAGGCTGGGACGCGGGCGAGCTGGGCCGAGGACTTGGCCGCCTACTCGCGGCGTTGCACGCCCTGCCGGCCTCACCCCTGGCGTTGCACCCCCTGCCGGCCTCACCCCTGGCCGGGTCGCCCATGGCGGCGGAGTCCTCTTCGGAGGCGGAGTCTCTCTGGGAGACGGACGACTCCGTGCCCCAGGAGTGGCTGGACGAGGCGCTTTCGCTGTGGCCCGAGGTGGTGGCGGAGGTGCCGGCGGCCTGGCACGGCGCGGTGCGGGCGTTCCTGGCCGACCCGGCGCCGGACCCGGCGCCGTCGCCGGCCTTTTCGCACCAGGATCTCGGCGCCGAGCACGTTCTGGTCGATCCGGGCACGTGGGAGATCACCGGGATCATCGACTGGTCGGATGCGGCGGTGGGCGACCCCGCCCAGGACCTCGGGCTGATCCTGCGCGATCTCGGACCGGTGGCGTTCGCGGCGGCGGTGGAGCAGATCGCGCCGGAACTGCGTGACCCGGGAATCGCCGAGCGGGCGCTCTTCTATGCGCGATGCGGGCTCATCGCCGACCTCGCGTACGGCATCGCCACGGACCAGCCGGTCTATCGGGAGAAGTCGATCGCGGGCCTGGCCCGGCTCTTCGCGCCGACTTAAGACCTCCACAGCCGACACCAACCGCTTTGGGCGTCAGTCCAGGAATGTCACGGTCTCCGACAGCGGGGCGCGGCGGATCCGCGGATGCGCGACCGCCGGATCGGCGAAGCCGATCGACATGCCGCAGAACAGCATTCGTTCCGGCGGCGGGGAGATCACCTCAGCGACGCTGCGGTGATACTCCGCCCACACCTCCTGTGCGCAGCTGTGCAGACCTTCGGCCCGCAGTAGCAGCATCACCGTCTGCAGGTAGATTCCGACGTCGGCCCAGCGCGGCGTCGGCATGTCCCGGCCGAGATAGCAGAACAGCGCCGTGCCGGCACCGAAGCAGTTCCAGTTCCGGGCCCGGATCCGGGCCCGGCCCGCTACATCCTCGCGCGCGACACCGTGTGAGCCGTAGAGGACCCGCCCAGTGCCGCCATGCGCTCGACGTACGGCGCACGCAACTCGGACGGGTAGGTCGCGAACTCTCGACTGTCGCCGGAGCCGCCGGCCGCGACCCGATCGGCCACTGTCCTTTTCAGCCTGGCCAGCGGGTCACCGGTCACGACGTAGACATTCCATGGCTGCATGTTGCTGCCCGACGGTGCATCGGCGGCCGCCGCCAGCACCCGTTCGAGAACCTCGCGCGGGACGGGTTGATCGGTGAATCCACGAATCGACTGCCTTGTTCGTACCGCGCGATAGACGTCCATCGAGTCCATCATCCCAACTTCGTGACCAGCCGCCGCACGGGACCGGGCACGACGAGGCGGCCTCTACCGGCCTGACACCGCCGATCTCCAGCGCGCCAAGCCGGACCCGGCCATGCGCGGCATGCAGCAGGTACAGGAACGGGCCGCCGAAGTGCCCTCCCTGCGGATCCAGGCGGTCATTCCGGCAGGAACTCCCCGCGCTCGCTCAACTGCCGCCGAGCGCCTCGAGACGTGTCCCCTGGCCGTCCGCCGGGATCGCCCGGATACGACTGCCGAAGCCTGGCGGTCACTGCTGTTGGCGGGCCGCGAAGGCCATCAGGTCGCGGCGTTCGATGGCCGCCGCCATCAGGTCCGGGAACGCGTCCGGCGTGCACGCGAAGGCCGGCACGCCCAGGGCCGCCAGCGCCGCCGCGTTCTCGTGGTCGTAGGCCGGCGCACCCTCGTCCGAGAGCGCCAGCAGCACCACCACCTGGACACCGGCCGCCGTCATCTCCGCGACCCGGCGCAGCATCTGCTCGCGGACGCCGCCCTCGTAGAGGTCGCTGATCAGCACGAAGATGCTGTCCCGCGGCCGCGTGATCAGTTGCCGGCTGTAGCCGATCGCCCGGTTGATGTCCGTCCCGCCGCCGAGCTGCGTGCCGAACAGGACCTCGACCGGGTCGCTCAGCTGGTCGGTCAGGTCGACCACCGCGGTGTCGAAGACCACGAGCGACGTGCGCAGCGAGCGCATCGACGCCAGCACCGCCGCGAACACCCCGGAGAACACCACCGACGCGGCCATCGAGCCGGACTGGTCGACGCAGAGCACCACGTCGCGCTGGATCGCGGTGGCGCGGCGGCCGTAGCCGACCAGGCGTTCCGGGATCACCGTGCGGTGTTCCGGCTGGTAGTGCTTCAGGTTCGCGCGGATGGTCCGGTCCCAGTCGATGTCGGCGTGCCGGGGCCGGTTGATGCGTGCCGCCCGGTTCAGGGCGCCGCTCACCGCCGCCCGGGTGTGCTGGGAGATGCGTTGCTCCAGCTCGGCGACGACCTTGCGGACCACCTGCCGTGCCGCGTCCTTGGTCCGCTCCGGCATCACCGCGTTCAGCGAGAGCAACGTCCCGACCAGGTGCACGTCCGGCTCGACGGCGTCCAGCATCTCCGGCTCCAGCAGCAGCCGGGTCAGGTCGAGGCGCTCGATCGCGTCCGCCTGCATCACCTGCACGACCGTGCTGGGGAAGTACTCCCGGATGTCGCCCAGCCACCGCGCCACCTTCGGCGCGGACCCACCGAGGCCGGCGGACCGCGACGTGCCGGCCCCCTCGCTGTCACCACCCGCGTCGTAGAGAGCGGCCAGCGCCGCGTCCATCGCGGAATCGCGCCCCTGCGCCGTGCCCAGGGACTCCTGCGCCGGACCACCCAGCACAAGCCGCCACCGGCGCAGACGCTCCCGCCGCGCCGGATCCTCATCGTCCGTCATCTGATCTCCCGGCCTAGTGGCGCGCTGAGGGTCGGCAGTGGGGGTGGCTGGCGGCGTGGGCGTTGTGCCGGTTCGTCGTTGTGGGTCATCTGATCTCCCGGCCCAGCAGCGCGCTCAGCGTCGGCAGGGCGAGGGCCGCCCTCTCGTGGTCCAGCACCAGCGGCTCGGCGGCCGCCCGCCCGCCGGCGCCCGAGCCCGCGATGCGTTCGCCGATCGCGCGTCGTTCGCCGGCGGCGAACCCGCCGAACGTGCGGCGCAGCAACGGCAGGACGTCGTCGAACGCCTCCGCCGGGATGTCGGCGACCCAGCCGTCGAGCAGGTCCAGCAGCGTGTCGTCGTGCACGAGCAGCAGACCGCCGCCGCCCAGGAAGCCCTCGACCCAGGCGGCGCCGTGCGCGGGCGGCGTGCCGACGGTCAACGGCAGCCGCAGCCGCCGCAGCACCTCCGCGATGCCGAGGCGGCCGGCGTCGAGCAGCAGGCGGGTCAGCCGGCCGGCGAGCAGGCCGTGCAGGTCGGCGCGCTGCGAGACGGAGGACAGCGTGGTCAGCCAGCGCTCCCGCAGCTCGTCGTCGTCCAGCAGGGCGACGGCGGAATGCACGCCGTCGACGCGCTCGCGCAGCTGCTCGGCGGCCTCGTCGGAGAGCGAACCGGCGGCGGCCGGCAGCCCGGCGCAGACGCGGGCGAGCAGGCTCGCCGTCACGGTGGACAGGCCGGCGAGGTCGGTGCGGCGGACGTCGCCGTAGCGCAGGGTGCGTGCCAGCGCGGGGATCGCCGCCATCAGGTGGCCGATGTCCGAGTCGAGCGCGGCCCGGGTGTCGAGGGCGGCGAGCACGGGCGGGTACGCGCCGGCCAGGTCGGCCAGCAGGCACACCTCGACCAGCTCGGTCACGTCGGCGAGCGTGGCCGCCTTGCGGGCGGCGTCGATCACCTTGGTGGTCGCCGCGACGGCGACGGTCGTGCCCCACATGCTGCCCTCGACCAGCTGAACGGCGAACTCCGGCTGCCAGCGCAGCCGCCACTGCTCGCGGAACGTGCCGGTGCCGCGCCGGGCCGTCTCCGCCTCGCCCCACGGCACCCCGATGGCGCGCAGCCGGTGCAGCAGCCGGCTGCGGGACAGGTCGATGTCGCGGCGCAGGTCCAACTCGAGCTCGCGTTCCAGCGCCTCCGGCTTGAGCCGCACGGTGCGCTGCTGCGCCGCGAGATCCTTGGCCAGCGGCACGGCCGGCATGTCGTCGGGCACGCCGCCGAGCCGCTCGCCGACGACGAGGCGCCGGTCGATCAGCTCAAGGCGCAGCGGCTCGCCGTCGCACATGACGGCCTCGGCCGCCTCGGTCACCTCGGCGAGCCCCGCGAGTGGCCGCCCGCGCACGACCGCGAGCGCCTCGGCGAGCCGGGTGGCCTCGATGACGTGCGCCGACGAGGTGGGCACGCCCTCGGCGCGCAGCACCCCGGCCGCGTCGACGAGCCACCGCGGCACGACGTCGTCGGTCGTCGTGAACAGGTGGTGATACCAGCCCGGCGACCGCACACCCGCGCCGTAGCCGGACTGTGCCGCCAGCCGCCCGTAGGTCCACGGCACCCAGGTGAAGGCGACCTTGGCCTTCTTCCGCCCCTTGAGCAGCGCGGCATCGTCCTTGGCGGCGACCTTGCGCGCCAGCGCGGGGACGTGCCACGCGCCGCACACGACCGCGATGTTGTCGTGGGTGCGGCGCACCTCGCGCAGCACCGTGCGCATGTAGGCCTCGCGGACGAGGTCCTCGGGGTCCTCAGGCGACGACTCGCGGATGGCGGTCATCGCCTCGGCGATGGCCTCGAACGCGGGCAGCCCCCGGTGCTCGACGACGTCCTCCCACCAGCGCTCGGGATCGTCATATCCGGCGGCAGCGGCGAGCTCCCCGATCGGATCGACCGGCCGCACCCGCACCGGCGCCGTGACACCCCCGTCCTCACCGGGTTCCGTCGGCCCGGGAGTCACCCGCCCCGGCCCACCGCCGCCCTCCGAGACGTCCAACTCGCCCGGACCCGCGCTGCCCAGGTCGCCCGTCACGGCCGGACCGGGGCCGCTCTGGGCAGGTGCGGCGGGGTCGGCGGCAGGGTGCGTGTTCAGGTCGGCTGGGTGTGTGTTGGTGGGCGGGTGCGGCGTGTGGGTGTCGATCGGGCCCGTGTCGGCGGGTGGGGGCGACGGTGTGGCGGGGCGCGGGCCGGCGGTCGGTGGGGTGTCCTGGGTGCGGTCGTCGGTGAGGCGGTAGGAGTAGGGGAGGTCGAAGAAGCGGACCGGCACCCTGTGCTCCACCGCCCAGCGGATTGCCTGCCACTCCGGTGAGAAGACCGCGAACGGCCAGAAGGCCGCGCGGGCGGGGTCGTCCGCCGCGTAGCCCAGCAGCGCCACCGGCGGTTCCAGGCCGGTGTCCGCCGCCCAGCGGACCAGGTCGTCGGCCTCCGGCGGGCCCTCGATCAGCACCATTGCGGGGCGCTGGCGATTCAGCTCCTGGACGACCGCGCGGGCCGAGCCGGGTCCGTGGTGGCGGATGCCGTAGAACTGCTCAGGCATCGCGGGCGGCACGGTAGAAGTCGCGCCAGTCGGTGCGTTCGCGGACGACCGTCTCGAGGTATTCGCGCCAGACCACGCCGTCCGAGGCCGGGTCCTTGACCACGGCGCCGACGATGCCGGCGGCCACATCGGACGGGTGCAGGGTGCCGTCGCCGAAGTGTGCGGCAAGGGCCATGCCGTTGGTGATCACCGAGATCGCCTCGGCGGGGGAGAGCGTGCCGGTCGGCGACTTCAGCTTGGTGCGGCCGTCCTCGGTCAGGCCGGTGCGCAGCTCGCGGAAGATGGTCACCACCCGGCGGATCTCGTCGAGGGCGGCCGGCACCTCGGGCAGGTCGAGCGACTTGCCGAGCTGGGCCACCCGGCGGGACACGATCTCCACCTCGTCGTCGGCCGAGGCCGGGACCGGGAGGACCACCGTGTTGAACCGGCGGCGCAGCGCGCTGGAGAGCTCGTTGACGCCGCGGTCGCGGTCGTTGGCGGTGGCGATCAGGTTGAAGCCGCGCTGGGCCTGCACCTCCGTGTTGAGCTCCGGCACCGGCAGGGTCTTCTCCGAGAGCACGGTGATCAGCGCGTCCTGCACGTCGGACGGGACGCGGGTCAGCTCCTCCATCCGGGCGATCGCGCCGGTCCGCATGGCGCGCATGATCGGGCTGGGCACCAGGGCCGCCTCGGACGGGCCGTCCGCGAGCAGGCGGGCGTAGTTCCACCCGTAGCGGATCGCCTCCTCTGCCGTGCCGGCGGTGCCCTGCACCAGCAGGGTCGAGTCGCCCGAGATCGCGGCCGCGAGGTGCTCGGAGACCCAGGTCTTGGCCGTGCCGGGCACGCCGAGCAGGAGCAGCGCCCGGTCGGTGACCAACGTGGACACCGCGACCTCCATGAGCCGCCGAGGGCCGACATACTTCGGGGTGATCTTGGCGCCGTCGCCCAGGAGGTAGGTCACCACCGCGTGCGGGGACAGCCGCCAGCCCGGCGGTCGCGGCCGGTCGTCGGTCGCGGCGAGCAGCGCGAGCTCCTCGGCATACTGATCCTCGGCGTGCGGTCGCAGTGCGGTCACTCGAACTCCTGTCTGTCCCACGGCCCGGCTGCCCGGCCCGCCGGCGCTGCTATGACTGGCACGTTACTAAGCACCTCCGACAAGAACCGGTCAGGTGCGCGAGCCGGGCTCCACCTCGGATTCCGGCGGCCGCAGCTCCCGGAGCATCTCGTGGCGGAAGGCGAGGATCCGGGCCAGCTCGGCGACCGGCCGCACCCGGGACGGGTCGGCCGGCTGCTGATCGAGCTGCTCGGCCAGCCGGGCGACCTGCGCCGCGTAGCCGGGCGGCATCGCCATCGCCGCGGCCCGGCACAGCTCGGCGAGCTGCCAGCTGTGCTTGTCCGCACGCACCCGGTGCGCGATGGTCTCCACCACCGCGACGGCGAGCTCGTCCGGCCAGGCGCCCGGGTGCACGGCAAGCAGCCGGTGCGCGAGATGGTCCTCGCGTCGCAGGAAGTCGGCGGCGATGCGGGCCAGGTCGGCCGGCGGCAGCAGCAGGTGCAGGTCCCATCGGACGGCCTCGCGCAGCCCGGTCGCGCTTCCCCGGGTGTCGTTGTCGACGAGCGCGGCCGCCCAGGCGGAGTCGGCCTGCATGATCGCCGCCTTGGCCCAGCCGTGCAGCAGCGGCGTCTCCCAGTCGTGCCCGCGGGCCAGGTCGACGACCGCGGCCGGGGAGCGCCCGAATGCGTCGGTCCAGATGGTCAGGGGCGTGCCGGCGACGACCTCCTCGAGCAGCCAGGCCTGCACCCCGGTGCCGTGCGCGGGCTGTGCGCCGACGCCGTCGCGCCGCAGCTCGGTCGTCAGCTCAGCGGGCGGGCCGACGACGAGCCGGTCGCGCCCGAGTGTGCGGCGCTCGAGGCGCACCGCCGCCGTCGCCCGGGTGGTCATCCGCCGGCCGAGCGACGATCCCGGCAGCCGCCGCAGCAGGTCGAGGGCGGCCTCGCGGACACCCTTGCGCCGGTCGTCGAGTGCACGGTCGAGGAAGGCGTCGTCGGCGAGGGACAGCCCGGTGCCGATCGCGTCGACGAACCGAGTGCGGTCCTCGGGCGTCTCGGTCTGCCAGGTGCTCTCCAGCAGGGCGAGCGCGGCGGCCGGGTCGGTGCCGCGCAGCCGGGTGAGGTGGGCCAGGCGTTCGCCGCCGGTGCCGGTCTCCCACACCTGCGGATCCGACGGCGTGGCGGCGCCGGGCGCCTCGTCGCGCAGCCAGCGCCAGTCGGCGCGCATCGCGGCGAGCCAGTCGCCGCGCCGGCCGGCGACGCGGCCGATCGCGGGCCGGACGGCGCCGTTGCGGCGGCCGGCGTCGAGCAGCGCGGGCAGCGACTCGGGCGGGACGAACCCGCCGTGCCGGGCGGCCGCGGTCAGCCACTGTGCGAGCAGCTCCTGCGCCTGCTGGGCGCCGCCGGGCGCGCCGCCGTCGGTCAGCAACCGCCGAAGCCGGGCCCCGGCCGCGGCGGGCAGCGGCGGGCCGGTCTCGGCGGGCGCGGACGGGACCGGCGCGTGGCCGGACGACGGCGTGACGCCCGCCCGCCGATAGGTCAGCGCGGTCGCGGCCGCCTCCAACAGATCGGCGGCCGGAGCACCGGCCGGTGCCAGGCTCAGGACCCGGTCGCCGACGTGCAACCCCGGTGATGTCCACGGCCGCCGGGCGGTGCCGACGAGGGCCGCCGCCAGCAGGTCGGCCGGCAGCTCCGGCCCGCGCCCGCCCCCGCCGCCGGGCGCCGGCGGTGGCGCCGGCACATAGTTGCCGTCGACCCACGCGGCCAGCGGCCGCAGCCCCGACGGCGACCACTCGCCCGCGACGGTCGCGGGCGACCCGCCGGCGGCGGCCAGCAGCCACCATGGCTCGCGGTGCCCCGGCGCCAGCGGCAGGGACTCCCCGGCGGCGTCGACGAGGAACCCGTCGGCGCCCGGCACCACGTCCGCCAGCAGCACCGGCGCGTCGTGACGCCAGGGCTCGGCGGCCAGCGTCGACGACCAGCCGGCCAGCGCCGCCCGCAGGCCGGCGGCCGGTGCCGGTGCGGTCAGCGGCCGGGGCGTGCCGAACTGCTCCTTCACCAGCGCCCGCAGCGGCGCGGCGCCGGGGTAGAAGCAGAGCGCCGCCTCGATCGCCGTGCCCGGCACCACCTCGGCCGCCGGCGACTGCCCGGGCGCCGCGAACGACAGCAGCAGCGCGAACCGTCCACTGCCGACGCCGAGCAGCCAGGTCCGCCGGGTCGTGATGGCGCCCTCCTCGCTGTCGATCTGCCCCAGCACCTGCCACAGGTCCCGGACCTCGGCGGTGGCGAGCACGTCCTGGTTGGCCACCGGGAACCCGATCCGGGACCGGACCGTGGCGGCCAGCGCCGGCGGCAGCGCGCCGAGCCGCTCATGACCCGCGACCAGCAGCCGGAGCAGCGCGAGCTCGCCGAGCAGCCGGTCGGCCCAGTGCGGCCCGATGCCCGCGACCCCGCCCAGCCGGCGCACCGCGGAGGCGGCGGCGGGCGCCTGCGCGTCGACGAGACGGGCGGCCATCGCCTCGTAGGGCCGGCGCCCCGCCTGCTCCGCGCCGGCCAGGCCCTGCTGCACCTGGTCGTCGAGCCACCGCCGCAGCTCGGCCATGCCGGCCGCGACCCGGTCCGCCCGCTGCCGGGCGCGTTTCTCGGCGGCGGCCGGGTCCACCGTCCCGGCGCCCCGGGCCGGCGCCGCCGTCGCGCGGGCCGCGCGGGCCGCCTGCCACTCGCCGGCGAACGCGGGCGCTGGCGCCTCGACCGGGCCGCCGCCGGCCCAGTAGAGCAGCAGGCCGAGCGCGTGCTTGCAGGGGAACTTCCGGCTCGGGCACGAGCATCGGTAAGCCGGCCCGGCCAGGTCGACGCAGACCTGGTACGGCTTCTGCCCGCTGCCCTTGCAGAGACCCCACAGGACCTCATCGAGCAGGCCGGCCTCCAGCCACTGATTGACGCCGCGGGCACCCTTCAGCGAACTCGCGTCGGGGGCCAGGGCGTCGATCTGTGCGGTGGACCATAGTTCAACGGGCACCGGAGCACTGTAGAAGCCGGGTACGACGTTCCGCGCCCGCGAGCGGCGGGAGAATGCGTACATGAAGGTCATCATCTTCGGTGCGACCGGCATGGTCGGCCAGGGCGCCCTGCGTGAGAGCCTGCTCGCGGACGATGTCGAGCAGGTGCTCACCGTGGTGCGCCGGCCGGCCGGGGTGCGGCATCCCAAACTCCGGGAACTCGTCTGGGCGGACTTCGCCGACCTCGGCGGCATCGAGGACGAGCTGCGCGGCTACGACGCCTGCTTCTACTGCCTCGGCGTCTCGTCGGTCGGGCTCAGCGAGGCGGAGTACACCCGCATCTCGTACGACTTCCCGGTCGCGGCCGCGCACCTGCTCGCCCGGCTCAACCCCGAGATGACCTTTCTCTACGTGTCAGGCGCCGGCACGAATCCCGACGGCCGCGCCATGTGGGCCCGGGTCAAGGGCCGCACCGAGCTCGAGATCATCAAGACCTTCCCGAACGGGTACGCGTTCCGCCCGGCCTTCATCCAGCCGACGCAGGGCGCCACCTCGAAGACGGGCCTCTACCGGGCCCTGTACACGCTCACCGCTCCGCTGCTGCCGCTGCTCGGGCGCGTGGCGCCGAGGTACGTGACCAGCACCGACCGGCTCGGCCGGGCCATGCTGCGGGCGGCCCGCACCGGCTTCCCCACGCACGTCGTGGAGAACGCGGACCTGCGCTGACGCACCGTAGAGGACCGCGCCGAAGGCGACCATCATCCCCAGCAGCTGCGCGGGCGTGAGCACCTGGCCGAGCACCGCCCAGCCGACCGCGGTCGCCACCAGCGGCGAGAGTAACCCGAGCAGGGAGATCCGGGCGGCCGGCAACCGCTCGAGACCCCAGAACCAGATCATGTACGCCGCCGCGGTGCCGACCAGCGACAGGTACGCGTACCCGGCGAGGTTCGCGGAGGTGAGCGTGGCCGGCAGCCCCTCGACGGCGACCGCAACCGGTGCGAGCAGCAGCCCGCCGGCGGTCAGCTGCCAGCCGGTCGTGGTCAGCAGCGAGGTCTTGTCGGGCCGGCCCCAGCGCTTGGTCAGCACCAGCCCGAGCGACATCGACGCGGTGCCGCCCAGCCCGGCGAGCAGCCCGACGGGATCGAGCCCCACGACGGCCGTCAGCACCGTCGCCGCGACCCCGCCCGCGCCGGCGACAGCCGCGACGACGGTACGCAGCGCGACCCGCTCGGTCAGCAGCAGCGCGGTCAGCCCGGCGACGAACAGGGGCGCGGCGGCGCCGAGCACGGCGGCCATCCCGCCGGGGAGCCGGTAGGCGCTGACGAACAGCAGCGCGAAGAACACCCCGATGTTGAGCGTGCCCAGCACCGCGGACCGCCACCACCACACGCCGTGCGGCAGCCGCCGGGCGAGCGCGATCAGCAGGAGCCCGGCCGGCAGCGCCCGCAGGGTGCCGGCGAGCAGCGGACGGTCGGGCGGCAGGAACTCGGTCGTCACCGCGTACGTGGTGCCCCAGGCGACGGGAGTGAGGGCGGTGACCAGCAGGACCGGCGGGCGCAT belongs to Amorphoplanes digitatis and includes:
- a CDS encoding nitroreductase family protein, with the protein product MDVYRAVRTRQSIRGFTDQPVPREVLERVLAAAADAPSGSNMQPWNVYVVTGDPLARLKRTVADRVAAGGSGDSREFATYPSELRAPYVERMAALGGSSTAHTVSRARM
- a CDS encoding ATP-binding protein, with amino-acid sequence MTALRPHAEDQYAEELALLAATDDRPRPPGWRLSPHAVVTYLLGDGAKITPKYVGPRRLMEVAVSTLVTDRALLLLGVPGTAKTWVSEHLAAAISGDSTLLVQGTAGTAEEAIRYGWNYARLLADGPSEAALVPSPIMRAMRTGAIARMEELTRVPSDVQDALITVLSEKTLPVPELNTEVQAQRGFNLIATANDRDRGVNELSSALRRRFNTVVLPVPASADDEVEIVSRRVAQLGKSLDLPEVPAALDEIRRVVTIFRELRTGLTEDGRTKLKSPTGTLSPAEAISVITNGMALAAHFGDGTLHPSDVAAGIVGAVVKDPASDGVVWREYLETVVRERTDWRDFYRAARDA
- a CDS encoding alpha/beta fold hydrolase — translated: MPAIDVGDITLHFEESGSGAPVLLIPGTAARGRTWWLHQVPALVDAGYRAITLDNRGVGRSGPARPGLTVADLVADTVAVIQRVAGGPCRLIGTSLGAYVVQEVLLARPDLADRAVLMASRARPDAVSLALAAAERAMADAGIVLPPGYDAVNRALQNLSPRTLEEPETAQDWLDILEMSPTDWADEGQRPQLEVTVDTDRREAYRTIRVPTLVLSFADDLIAPAVRGRELAAAIPGARYTRIADAGHYGYLEQPDAVNEAVLEFFADA
- a CDS encoding DUF5682 family protein; the encoded protein is MPEQFYGIRHHGPGSARAVVQELNRQRPAMVLIEGPPEADDLVRWAADTGLEPPVALLGYAADDPARAAFWPFAVFSPEWQAIRWAVEHRVPVRFFDLPYSYRLTDDRTQDTPPTAGPRPATPSPPPADTGPIDTHTPHPPTNTHPADLNTHPAADPAAPAQSGPGPAVTGDLGSAGPGELDVSEGGGGPGRVTPGPTEPGEDGGVTAPVRVRPVDPIGELAAAAGYDDPERWWEDVVEHRGLPAFEAIAEAMTAIRESSPEDPEDLVREAYMRTVLREVRRTHDNIAVVCGAWHVPALARKVAAKDDAALLKGRKKAKVAFTWVPWTYGRLAAQSGYGAGVRSPGWYHHLFTTTDDVVPRWLVDAAGVLRAEGVPTSSAHVIEATRLAEALAVVRGRPLAGLAEVTEAAEAVMCDGEPLRLELIDRRLVVGERLGGVPDDMPAVPLAKDLAAQQRTVRLKPEALERELELDLRRDIDLSRSRLLHRLRAIGVPWGEAETARRGTGTFREQWRLRWQPEFAVQLVEGSMWGTTVAVAATTKVIDAARKAATLADVTELVEVCLLADLAGAYPPVLAALDTRAALDSDIGHLMAAIPALARTLRYGDVRRTDLAGLSTVTASLLARVCAGLPAAAGSLSDEAAEQLRERVDGVHSAVALLDDDELRERWLTTLSSVSQRADLHGLLAGRLTRLLLDAGRLGIAEVLRRLRLPLTVGTPPAHGAAWVEGFLGGGGLLLVHDDTLLDLLDGWVADIPAEAFDDVLPLLRRTFGGFAAGERRAIGERIAGSGAGGRAAAEPLVLDHERAALALPTLSALLGREIR
- a CDS encoding nitroreductase family protein, giving the protein MPTPRWADVGIYLQTVMLLLRAEGLHSCAQEVWAEYHRSVAEVISPPPERMLFCGMSIGFADPAVAHPRIRRAPLSETVTFLD
- a CDS encoding VWA domain-containing protein; its protein translation is MTDDEDPARRERLRRWRLVLGGPAQESLGTAQGRDSAMDAALAALYDAGGDSEGAGTSRSAGLGGSAPKVARWLGDIREYFPSTVVQVMQADAIERLDLTRLLLEPEMLDAVEPDVHLVGTLLSLNAVMPERTKDAARQVVRKVVAELEQRISQHTRAAVSGALNRAARINRPRHADIDWDRTIRANLKHYQPEHRTVIPERLVGYGRRATAIQRDVVLCVDQSGSMAASVVFSGVFAAVLASMRSLRTSLVVFDTAVVDLTDQLSDPVEVLFGTQLGGGTDINRAIGYSRQLITRPRDSIFVLISDLYEGGVREQMLRRVAEMTAAGVQVVVLLALSDEGAPAYDHENAAALAALGVPAFACTPDAFPDLMAAAIERRDLMAFAARQQQ
- a CDS encoding phosphotransferase family protein, with the protein product MKRLGAGVDNVAYLIDDLVVRFRRTDPGAVSREARVLRAVAAVSPIAVPVPEFVDPVGGCLAYRMLPGVPLLSVAGWDAGELGRGLGRLLAALHALPASPLALHPLPASPLAGSPMAAESSSEAESLWETDDSVPQEWLDEALSLWPEVVAEVPAAWHGAVRAFLADPAPDPAPSPAFSHQDLGAEHVLVDPGTWEITGIIDWSDAAVGDPAQDLGLILRDLGPVAFAAAVEQIAPELRDPGIAERALFYARCGLIADLAYGIATDQPVYREKSIAGLARLFAPT
- a CDS encoding 4'-phosphopantetheinyl transferase family protein, which encodes MLERLLPPDVRTASTTTDPPDAEIFPAEAALITNAVEKRRNEFTTVRHCARLALAELGVPPAPILPGVRGAPVWPAGIVGSMTHCVGYRGAAVARAGAVRGVGIDAEVDGPLPEGVLDLVSSEREREHLGQLARQWPAVQWERLLFSAKESVYKVWSPLTGEWLGFEGAAVTFDPEAETFTARLLVDGPFETLAGRFLVADGIVLTAITLGGPVR